aaaaaaacaacaacaacataCATATCTaatctttaattttaatttaataCATTATCTACATCAAttctaatatattattactTAACTATTCACAGCTCAACTCCAGACATTCTTGAATAGCTCATCGTCATCGATGGAGAGCGATGAGTTATTCTGTGGTGTAGTGTTGAACGGTGTAGTCATGCCCATGCCGCTGGATACGTTCATAgtgctgttgttgttgctcTTGCTGGCGTTGGCACTGGAGTACAATGATAGTATAGACTTCTTCAGGTCGTTTCGTTGCGGTGTGTCCTGCTGGGTGGGTCTTGCGGGCCTCTTATTTTCCACTATCTCTTTGCGGCCTTGTAAGTTCAGCAGGCTTGAGCTATGCGTGCTTTGTGGTTTCAACTTCTCTTCAACAGCAACGGTGTTGTTCGTTGACTCATTAGACGAGGACATTGTGGACACCAGAGAGCTCGATGAGCTGTTGGCTTGGCTAACCACCGGCTGGTCGCGGGATAGGTCCACACTGCTGTCCATCCAGCGCTTACGCTCGTACTTCTGCCTGATGAACTCTTGCAACAAGTTGATGTCGTTACCGAGGCTCTTCCCGTTGAACTTCGAACTGTCGGGCAGCTTCGCCTCGTATACTCTGTTTGCGTTAACGTTGTTCCTCATCTGCACTAGCTCTTTCAAGTGCTCCTCCTTCCACGTATCCAGGTCAACAGACTTGACCTTCGAGATATGTGTCCCCAGGGACCTGTGCACACCGGCACATTTGATACATATGAACACACCCAGAGACCACGATGCCCACCTTGGGTGCGACTGAGACTTGCAGTCCGCACATGAGGCGTTGCCGGGATCGCGCAGTAGCGTAGTAAGAGCTTTCTTCACTGGAACAGAGGTCATTAATGTGGTATTATAAAGAACAAAAGTATTATGCAAAAAATATAGGAAATGAAGGGGAAGTTAAAGTATGGTGACTATGCCAAAGGATGCAGATATGAAACAGATGTATTCGTAGGGATATTCTAtgcttcaaaaaaaaaacttgcTGATCAATGTGACCGTCTATCTATTCTTGTCTCTCTCTTatgatttttcttttggttttttttatcgTGGGTATACGTTCAAACCAAAATTCGCGTAAATATAATTGACAAATGAGTACCTTTGCCGTTGCTCTGATGGCTAAATATAGCTTTTGTAGGTCTATCTTGGCAGCTTGATCCTTacaatttcatattttttttttgcaaaaaatcGACGatttgaaacaattatTGATCTTATAGTAACATACGAGTGCTATACAGCAAATGTGCCTCTTCTTGAACTGCACATTTGTTTATTTCTATATGGGGTGTGCTAGTTGAAAACGTCCTTGGAATATCTTACTGGTATTTACATAGTTAATGGCACCTGCCTTCAACTCAGAAGACAAACACACGGTCTTCCATCTTTGAGACAGGCTTGGCCCTTGGGAATCCGAGAGCGACGGCGTTCCTCTTGACAGAAGAAACCATGCCTGGCGGACCACAGACGAGCAATTGAACGTCCTCTTCCGCAGATGGGAAGGATTCCTTCATGAGATCCAATGTCACGTAGCCTACACCGCCTTCCCAGTCGTCACGCTCCGGTTTGTCAAGAAGATAGGTGATCTTGAACTGATCCGGTCTTTGCTTGACAAGGTCATCCAATTCTTGCTTCAAAAGTATGTCCTCTTCTAGCACGTTACCATACAGCAAAGTTACTCTGGTCTTATCACTGGGGTCCCGGGCAATAGccttcattatttgaaacaTTGGAGTTATACCAGTACCACCAGCAACCATGGCAAGGTGTTTATGAACATTTGGCACATACTCGTAGAATCCTCTAGGACCAGATATGTTGATTTTTTCACCAATCTTCATGTCACCAATGTGCTTGGAGATATTACCTTCAGGATAAGATTTGACTAGCAACTCAAAGAACCCGACACATTCTTCGTCCAGAGAGGTTGGCGTGTATGATCTGCTCACTGGCTTGCCACCAATTATGGTTTTAACAGTGATATGCTGACCAATTGGCAACCCCAACACATGTGACTCATCTGCGAGCTTGAACTTGTATTTTGCAGTGTTATGTGTCAATTGCTCCTTCTCTACCAACTCAAACTCCCTAAACTCTGTCTTCAACAGTGCCTTCACAGCCTCCTTCTGTGAAACACCACCTTTCTTGCTGTACGTAAAAAGCTTGTAGAACAGTACTAGTACCGAGAACGTCGCCAAAATCTTTATGCCATCCATTGTATGACCTTTTTTACTTATTTTAATCAGACCTAGAGTTTTTGATGACTGTTATATACGCAGTTACAATCAGGGCACAAATAAAAGACACAGCTACCAAATAAAGGCAAAATACACTTGACTAGGCCAACGCGTGGCTAGCATCAAAGCAAAGATTAAATTACTGATCAACGTTCATTAAGAAGCACCTATTTCAACTTTCACACACTCCCCCGAGGTGTtatccaattttttttttcaacgATTTTTTTGGTGACAAAATGCCAGTTTCTGATCCAACAACAATGAAAaggaatatataataaaactTTATGGTACAATTTAGGAGGGCGAGCGTGGCTTCATCATTCGTCCTTCTTGGGCTCCAACATCTTCTTTGTTGGCCCTTTCAACTTGATATACACGTCTGTACCCCATCCCCATAGACTTTGAATATCCAACTTACCGTCGAACATCTCTATGTAGGCCTTGCACATCGGCAGTCCAAATCCCATACCTGAAACAATGTTTATATCCTCTCCTGGGATCACATATGCGCTGGCACCGGACTCCTTCTTATCCGACTCCACCGTAGTGTAGGAGTACTCGAAAATGTGAGACTCAACGTTTGGTGGTATACCTCCGCCAAAGTCTCTTATTCTAATCTCCAACTCTTCATCGTATTTTTCATCCTTGACTATTTGCACTTCTACTGGCTTCTCAACGAGACAGTTGTGAGATGTGGTGTTCTCTATGTGAGCGCGGTATGAGTTTTTAAGAATCTCGGTTAGCACATACTCTAGAATGGTGGGGATGCAGGGGAATGTCACATCGTGGCCGCCATATATTTTTACAGGTGCTACGAGCTGGTCGTACTTGACAAAACATAGATCACTGACGAACTCCGAAACTTTCTTGACCATATCTGCCACTGGCAACGCCTTGTGAATAGTCCCGATCATATTTGGATCAGAGTCCCGATTGTGATTACTCACAGCCAAATGATTTGTAGCAAGGATCTTCATAGCGATCCTGTCTCTTAAGTGTTCATCCAAGAACTTGAATATAGTATCCTTCTCGAGGAAGTCCATGATTTCTTCCAGGCCACGCGACAATGTCTCTACGGTATCCTGATGATCATCGAGAAACTCTATCAGTAGTCCATGTATAATGTCTTTGTCATGCAATGCATAAGGAAATTCAATGGAGAGTAACGATTCCAACGTCTTAAGATATAGTGAGTAACTCTTCTCGATAGATGGATTCACAGCAGCCACATAAGGTAGTTTCTGAATAGCATTCAACCTCCTGCAAGTGTACGatagaagaagattgaTAGTCTTGATGGTCAACATGTACTCTTCATTGGCACTCAGTGGTGGTTTGTAATGAGTCAGATAATCATAAGTCAACGGAGGAATCGGCTTGCTAGCATATTCTTGAATCAGCAGCTCAATGTTAGACCGGATCTTATAGTGCTTGTCAAACTCCAAGTGTTTCAGCCTATCCTGATAGTTAGCCACTGAACCATACTTGCTGTTTTTCAGTAAAACTGACGCCGCATGAAACTGTCTGCCAATTACTCTCCGATGGCCTCCCAAACGCAAAGCGCTACGTAAAAACATCTCGCCTCAATAAATCAGTTTCAAGGCTCAGACTATACACTTATTACAAGGGGCACAGATCAGCAGAATGATGCTGATCATCCATTTCCATTATAGCAGTTTTGCTTCATTGACTTGACTCAAAGGTCCAGTTGGCGATCACTTCCCACTGGGTTTAAGGCTCTCCTTCAcccaaaatttttcttcagaaaGCTTGAAAAGGGAAGCCTACCAGGTAACAAAAATGCATATGTATTTAGAAGCAATAggtttcttcaattggCTTGCTCAATCGTATATTCCTATAGCAATTATATTAGCGAGAACAAATGTCCAACTTCAATTCGTTTGCCAACTCACTAAGGGAGAACTTGCAAAGTTTCTCGAACACCGTGTCACAAAAGACCCATGAATTGTCTACAAACATCCCTACGTTGGCCCAGAGTACCCAGCGTATGGTCCAGGAGAAACTAGGCCAAGTCACTGACATTAGTCAATTACCTCAAGAATATCTTGAGCTGGAGAACAAGGTAGACACCATTAAGATTGTTTATGAGCACTTCTTGCAAGTCACTGCTGTTTATGAGAACGAGTCCTATGACTATCCAAAGTATGTTAGTGAATCTGTCAATGAGTTTTCCAAGAATATGGCTGCTAAGGTTCAGGAGTTGAGTAAAGCCACTTCTGCCACCGAGGCACAAAATATTCTGGTTGCACCTGGTCCAGTAAAGGAACCCAAGACACTGAACTATGCCATGAGCAAAGTTGCTTTGAACGCCAGCGAGTACTTGAATCACAGCTTCGATGACCCAATGGACGCTAAGCTATCCAAGGTGCTCCTGAACTACAGCGATGTCCAAACCAAAGTGGCCCAAGCAAGATTGCAACAGGATACCCAGATTCAAACAAAATTTAACAAAGTTATAAGGGAGAACTTGGCTGAAAGCATTGCCAGAGCCAACAAAGCACGTAAGGATGTCCAGTCTAAGAGACTACAATACGACGTCGCAAGAACTAACCTACAAAACGCGAAACCTGAGAAGGAAGCTGGTCTAAGAGTACAAATGGAAACTTTGGAGGATCAATTTGCACAAGCAACCGAAGATGCTACTGTAGTTATGCAAGAGGTTATTGCTAGTGCCAACTTCTTACCTagtttgaaagaattgGCTACCGCTCAATTAGAATACTACGAGCAATCTGCTAAATTGATGAAGGAATTTATATCTTCCGTTGACTCTTCTAGCTCTGACGCTCCAGCTTCCAAGACTTCCAAGACTTCTCAGACTAGCACCACTACTGATGCCGGCATCTCTCTAGAAGATGACGACGACGAGCCATTGCCTCcaaaataaatgaattaATCAAAAGTATTTGGCCTTGATTGGGACTGCCATTGCTCTCATAGTCAAAACACAGTGTTTTAACTCTTTTACTTTTGCTATATTGTCAAAAGATATGCTACTTATTCGTATAAAACCCATATAATTTTacaaatagaaaataatatatatataatcaCCAGAAGATATGCAATTGTTATGTTAAGTAACTAAATATCTCGGTTTTGTTCTATCCTTTAGGACCACTTACCAGCACACCAACATTGTCCAACTGATAAGTAGAGTATAATGTTCACATCGGAAACATGACTGATTAATgtatatcaaaatatccTAAGATAGAAGTACTAGTCATATAGCtaatttgatcttgaatttatattaagtactgcaaaaaaattaggTCCTACCCGGATTCGAACCGGGGTTGTTCGGATCAAAACCGAAAGTGATAACCACTACACTATAGAACCATAAGAAGTTCTTGTTAGTCTACAAAAATCAGGCTGCCATGTTGAAAGATATGAAAGTCACATGATCTCATTATTGTGTGTCATAGTGTGTTTCCCTTTTATATCAGCAACTTCATTGTATTTATTCATAAAATCTATTCCAGGTGCTGGAGGTTTTGAAGAATACGTTGTAGGTTCTACA
This window of the Nakaseomyces glabratus chromosome L, complete sequence genome carries:
- the GVP36 gene encoding Gvp36p (CAGL0L00891g~Putative Golgi vesicle protein; expression upregulated in biofilm vs planktonic cell culture), encoding MSNFNSFANSLRENLQSFSNTVSQKTHELSTNIPTLAQSTQRMVQEKLGQVTDISQLPQEYLELENKVDTIKIVYEHFLQVTAVYENESYDYPKYVSESVNEFSKNMAAKVQELSKATSATEAQNILVAPGPVKEPKTLNYAMSKVALNASEYLNHSFDDPMDAKLSKVLLNYSDVQTKVAQARLQQDTQIQTKFNKVIRENLAESIARANKARKDVQSKRLQYDVARTNLQNAKPEKEAGLRVQMETLEDQFAQATEDATVVMQEVIASANFLPSLKELATAQLEYYEQSAKLMKEFISSVDSSSSDAPASKTSKTSQTSTTTDAGISLEDDDDEPLPPK
- the PKP1 gene encoding protein kinase PKP1 (CAGL0L00869g~Ortholog(s) have pyruvate dehydrogenase (acetyl-transferring) kinase activity and role in carbon utilization, cellular protein complex assembly, cellular response to drug, peptidyl-serine phosphorylation), with protein sequence MFLRSALRLGGHRRVIGRQFHAASVLLKNSKYGSVANYQDRLKHLEFDKHYKIRSNIELLIQEYASKPIPPLTYDYLTHYKPPLSANEEYMLTIKTINLLLSYTCRRLNAIQKLPYVAAVNPSIEKSYSLYLKTLESLLSIEFPYALHDKDIIHGLLIEFLDDHQDTVETLSRGLEEIMDFLEKDTIFKFLDEHLRDRIAMKILATNHLAVSNHNRDSDPNMIGTIHKALPVADMVKKVSEFVSDLCFVKYDQLVAPVKIYGGHDVTFPCIPTILEYVLTEILKNSYRAHIENTTSHNCLVEKPVEVQIVKDEKYDEELEIRIRDFGGGIPPNVESHIFEYSYTTVESDKKESGASAYVIPGEDINIVSGMGFGLPMCKAYIEMFDGKLDIQSLWGWGTDVYIKLKGPTKKMLEPKKDE
- the CBR1 gene encoding cytochrome-b5 reductase (CAGL0L00847g~Ortholog(s) have cytochrome-b5 reductase activity, acting on NAD(P)H activity and endoplasmic reticulum, mitochondrial outer membrane, nucleus, plasma membrane localization), whose translation is MDGIKILATFSVLVLFYKLFTYSKKGGVSQKEAVKALLKTEFREFELVEKEQLTHNTAKYKFKLADESHVLGLPIGQHITVKTIIGGKPVSRSYTPTSLDEECVGFFELLVKSYPEGNISKHIGDMKIGEKINISGPRGFYEYVPNVHKHLAMVAGGTGITPMFQIMKAIARDPSDKTRVTLLYGNVLEEDILLKQELDDLVKQRPDQFKITYLLDKPERDDWEGGVGYVTLDLMKESFPSAEEDVQLLVCGPPGMVSSVKRNAVALGFPRAKPVSKMEDRVFVF
- the AGE2 gene encoding GTPase-activating protein AGE2 (CAGL0L00825g~Ortholog(s) have GTPase activator activity, role in ER to Golgi vesicle-mediated transport, intra-Golgi vesicle-mediated transport and Golgi apparatus, clathrin-coated vesicle, cytosol localization); amino-acid sequence: MTSVPVKKALTTLLRDPGNASCADCKSQSHPRWASWSLGVFICIKCAGVHRSLGTHISKVKSVDLDTWKEEHLKELVQMRNNVNANRVYEAKLPDSSKFNGKSLGNDINLLQEFIRQKYERKRWMDSSVDLSRDQPVVSQANSSSSSLVSTMSSSNESTNNTVAVEEKLKPQSTHSSSLLNLQGRKEIVENKRPARPTQQDTPQRNDLKKSILSLYSSANASKSNNNSTMNVSSGMGMTTPFNTTPQNNSSLSIDDDELFKNVWS